In one Parageobacillus genomosp. 1 genomic region, the following are encoded:
- the speD gene encoding adenosylmethionine decarboxylase: MNVEGKHIIIDAFECDSSLLNNRTYLEQLLTKAAQNAGMEVLYSYFYQFIPQGITGMLILSTSHISIHTWPEEGYASLDFYTCGEQDPIDQVESLLKGISSKRAMIYSISRGAAQPQRILHKEMAPFDSSKGDDSFT, translated from the coding sequence TTGAACGTAGAAGGAAAACATATCATCATTGATGCATTTGAGTGTGATTCGTCTCTTTTAAATAACAGGACATATTTAGAACAATTGCTTACAAAAGCGGCACAAAATGCAGGCATGGAGGTTTTATATTCTTATTTTTACCAATTCATCCCACAAGGAATAACAGGAATGCTTATTTTATCCACTTCGCATATATCCATTCATACATGGCCTGAGGAAGGATATGCATCGTTAGATTTTTATACGTGTGGGGAGCAAGACCCTATAGATCAAGTTGAATCTCTGTTAAAAGGAATTTCTTCAAAAAGAGCGATGATTTACTCCATTTCCCGCGGAGCGGCACAACCTCAACGAATTTTGCATAAAGAAATGGCACCTTTTGATTCTTCGAAAGGAGATGATAGCTTCACATGA
- a CDS encoding phenylacetate--CoA ligase family protein, giving the protein MQNQRFIEAAMRSKLYQKKLKNINLEDWNSIPFTTKDDLRNADTYDVLGVPLHQVATYHETSGTTGTPTPSWFSHKDIEQEAQVVLQSSLNLNEHDIVLNRFPFAMAIPAFIVYWAAQKVGAVHIGVDKASMVTPDRRVVEIMERTHPTILTLLPSEAEKLYHVSMQMGVRFPTKGLRALLLAGELVSPARKKYIEKMWGVPVHLLFGSTETGGLFMTCENGHYHIDHPNVKIEVVDEWGIPVENGIKGNCVISSAREGMPLLRYANQDIIKLIDGAQCNCKKTEPIMIHYGRKEDVIEYQNKSVSFYELQEAVYTLSKVPFMWKIKTSGDRVQFLCQFIEPAGENIISTIKHELSEKLGFEMDIQQTEIIPLKKLTEKPAYGKYAYIERERINETEVLAKY; this is encoded by the coding sequence ATGCAAAATCAACGGTTCATTGAGGCTGCAATGCGGTCCAAGCTATACCAAAAAAAGTTAAAAAATATTAATCTGGAAGACTGGAACAGTATTCCTTTTACAACGAAAGATGATCTTAGAAATGCAGATACATATGATGTACTAGGTGTGCCCTTACATCAGGTTGCGACTTATCATGAGACAAGCGGAACAACTGGTACGCCGACTCCAAGTTGGTTCAGTCATAAAGATATCGAACAGGAAGCTCAGGTAGTTCTTCAATCTTCTTTGAATTTAAATGAACATGATATTGTCTTAAATCGGTTCCCTTTTGCGATGGCAATTCCTGCTTTTATTGTGTATTGGGCAGCACAAAAGGTCGGAGCGGTTCATATCGGTGTTGATAAAGCAAGCATGGTGACTCCTGATAGACGGGTTGTAGAAATAATGGAACGAACGCACCCTACGATTTTGACACTGCTTCCATCCGAAGCTGAGAAGTTATACCATGTCAGTATGCAAATGGGAGTTCGTTTTCCTACCAAAGGGTTGCGGGCATTGCTTTTAGCAGGCGAGCTCGTTTCACCGGCAAGAAAAAAATACATTGAAAAAATGTGGGGAGTTCCGGTTCACTTGTTGTTTGGAAGCACTGAGACGGGTGGATTATTTATGACATGCGAAAATGGGCATTACCATATTGACCACCCAAATGTAAAGATCGAAGTAGTAGATGAGTGGGGGATTCCTGTTGAAAATGGAATAAAAGGGAATTGCGTGATTTCTTCCGCGAGGGAAGGAATGCCGCTTTTGCGATATGCGAATCAAGATATCATTAAATTGATTGATGGGGCACAATGTAATTGTAAAAAAACGGAGCCAATTATGATTCACTATGGTCGAAAAGAAGATGTAATAGAATATCAAAACAAGTCGGTAAGTTTTTATGAATTGCAGGAAGCTGTTTATACACTTAGTAAGGTTCCGTTTATGTGGAAAATAAAAACTTCAGGTGATCGAGTACAATTTCTATGCCAGTTCATTGAGCCAGCGGGAGAAAACATCATTTCTACTATTAAACATGAATTAAGTGAAAAATTAGGTTTTGAGATGGATATTCAACAAACAGAGATCATCCCGCTTAAAAAGCTTACGGAAAAGCCTGCCTATGGAAAATATGCATACATTGAACGCGAACGTATAAATGAGACTGAAGTACTCGCTAAATATTAA
- a CDS encoding methyl-accepting chemotaxis protein gives MSVKIKMNGLLSISFLLPTVLLLLYFVKHSFHWLIGSAILSSFISVLVTAVLFNRKFSVESKQISEEEQALSNEKDEVMVFFQSLEHDAEELKDSLQTLCENMENISKVATDILKGANIQSENVERSTEAMMDISSGIQQIASNAQNVSNTSTTTLQAVADGFKAIETVIGQMESIHQKVENLSQVITDLSKHSREIGNIVNTITEISNQTNLLALNAAIEAARAGEHGRGFAVVADEVRKLSEEATASTNQISEIVSSIQENISKSVEYMNEGKAEVTNGIRIVNDAKRAFEVIQSDMDNVLQQIIEVSAAVQQLSASSDEIRKITEFTKNVQKGGVEKIQNMNELFDELITAANAILSSAHHLHQKVNNANQQEENTYAKSTVH, from the coding sequence ATGAGTGTGAAGATTAAAATGAATGGGCTTTTAAGTATTTCGTTTTTATTACCTACTGTTCTTTTATTGCTTTATTTCGTAAAACATTCTTTTCATTGGTTGATTGGATCTGCTATCTTATCTTCTTTTATTTCTGTTTTAGTTACTGCTGTTCTTTTTAATCGAAAGTTTTCAGTTGAATCAAAGCAAATTAGTGAAGAAGAACAAGCTTTATCTAATGAGAAAGATGAAGTGATGGTTTTCTTCCAAAGCCTTGAACATGATGCCGAAGAATTAAAAGATTCTCTGCAAACACTTTGCGAGAATATGGAAAATATATCCAAAGTAGCGACGGATATTTTGAAAGGAGCTAACATTCAATCCGAAAATGTAGAAAGAAGCACCGAAGCCATGATGGATATTTCATCTGGCATCCAGCAAATCGCCTCAAATGCCCAAAACGTATCCAATACGTCAACGACAACCTTACAGGCTGTTGCGGACGGATTTAAGGCAATTGAAACGGTAATTGGTCAAATGGAATCGATTCATCAAAAAGTGGAAAATCTTTCACAAGTGATTACTGATTTGTCTAAGCATTCTCGGGAGATTGGAAATATAGTCAATACCATTACGGAAATTTCAAATCAAACCAACTTATTGGCGTTAAACGCAGCGATTGAAGCAGCTCGAGCCGGAGAGCATGGGAGAGGTTTTGCGGTAGTTGCCGATGAAGTAAGAAAACTGTCTGAAGAGGCGACTGCATCAACGAATCAAATTAGCGAAATTGTTTCTTCCATCCAAGAAAATATTTCAAAATCCGTGGAATATATGAACGAAGGAAAAGCAGAAGTGACAAATGGTATTCGTATCGTAAATGACGCAAAACGCGCTTTTGAAGTGATCCAATCAGACATGGACAATGTTTTGCAACAAATCATAGAGGTTTCAGCTGCTGTTCAGCAACTTTCAGCAAGCTCTGACGAAATTAGAAAGATTACAGAGTTTACCAAAAATGTTCAAAAAGGCGGAGTAGAAAAAATACAAAATATGAATGAACTGTTTGATGAATTAATCACAGCAGCCAATGCGATCCTTTCTTCCGCTCATCATTTGCATCAAAAAGTAAATAATGCAAATCAACAGGAGGAGAATACTTATGCAAAATCAACGGTTCATTGA
- a CDS encoding ferritin-like domain-containing protein, which yields MYPYFYNYTNLNRQSDKLIRDIEKAINGQYSAIQCYAKLAKMAPTDKERVQILEIRDDEMKHYQRFTRIYVSLTGMQPNVKVTEECPNTYIKGLEYALEDEQETVDFYLDIAEETNNPYIKEVFRRAAADEQNHAVWFLYFYIKNKRAGL from the coding sequence ATGTATCCATATTTTTACAACTACACTAACCTTAACAGACAGTCAGACAAATTAATACGTGACATTGAAAAGGCAATAAATGGACAATATAGCGCCATTCAATGTTATGCCAAATTAGCAAAAATGGCTCCTACGGATAAGGAAAGGGTTCAAATTCTTGAAATTCGTGATGATGAAATGAAACACTATCAACGATTTACACGAATATATGTAAGTCTGACAGGTATGCAGCCTAATGTAAAAGTTACTGAGGAATGTCCTAATACCTACATTAAGGGATTAGAATATGCCTTGGAAGATGAACAAGAAACTGTTGATTTTTACCTAGATATTGCTGAGGAGACGAATAATCCATATATAAAAGAAGTTTTTCGTCGTGCAGCAGCAGATGAACAAAACCATGCAGTTTGGTTCTTATACTTTTATATAAAGAATAAAAGAGCTGGGTTATGA